The Alosa sapidissima isolate fAloSap1 chromosome 6, fAloSap1.pri, whole genome shotgun sequence genome window below encodes:
- the LOC121711159 gene encoding kinesin-like protein KIF13B isoform X1: protein MDESLNDSNVKVAVRLRPMNRREKDLKTKCVVEMEGNQTILHPAMGNMGKGDTRSQPKAFAYDYCFWSMDEADTTKFAGQDVVFQCLGESLLDNAFQGYNACIFAYGQTGSGKSYTMMGSADQPGLIPRLCSSLFERSALEQREGESFTVEVSFMEIYNEKVRDLLDPKGSRQALRVREHNVLGPYVDGLSRLAVASYKDIQSLMSEGNKSRTVAATNMNEESSRSHAVFNIILTHTLKDLQSGTSGEKVSKLSLVDLAGSERAAKTGAAGERLKEGSNINKSLTTLGLVISALADQGAGKNKFVPYRDSVLTWLLKDSLGGNSRTAMVATVSPAADNYEETLSTLRYADRAKSIVNHAVVNEDPNARIIRELREEVEKLRDQLTEAESMKAPELKERLEESEKLIQEMTVTWEDKLRKTEAIAQERQKQLESLGISLQSSGIRVMEDKCFLVNLNADPALNELLVYYLKDHTRVGSANSQDIQLCGMAIQAEHCVINITHDAGVVLSPHKNARTCVNGAPITVPVQLHHGDRILWGNNHFFRINMPKLLSRGTEEEEAGVMKAGLSTEALEVDVDTVSQGSSDISFNYEYAQTEVMMKALGNNDPMQAVLQTLERRHEEEKRSALERQRQMYEQELQQLRRRLTPEKQPTQTTQPPHHRSTERLSLSGPSASVLSPGAQSRLRQWSEEREAVMTRSLRKLREQIVRANLLVQEASFIAEELNKRTEYRVTLQIPAANLNANRKRDAVLSEPAVQVRRKGKGKQIWAMEKMENRLVDMRELYQEWKDFDEDNPVMRSYFKRADPFFEEQENHSLIGVANVFLSCLFFDVKLQYAVPIINQKGEVAGRLHVEVERVSGDLDESEVGSEESDRGLTGEGQERQLVCTVRVVQATGLPQHLSNFVFCQYHFWEQEEPVFIAPEVDPSTPHTPSSKEPQCLVVFDSSKELEVAVTDDFVEFLSEGAVAIEVYGHKLAHPRRNLALWDLGVIQAKTRSLRERWSEVLRRLELWVQVLELNEGGEFTPVEVVPAKDVRTGGIFQLRQGQSRRIQVEVRSVQESGTLPLIAETIMSVAVGNVVVRQTRPSKGSESQKGEELDSYQEADLERLRGQWLAALTQRQEYLDQHLQKLVGKPDKSEDDVEREAQLLEWRLTLTEERNAVLVPSAGSGIPGAPAEWSPPPGMETHIPVLFLDLSADDFYDHLTPSLAGGLDACLSEEDEDEFFDLQIVKHHDVEVKAAASWDPTVHECVELSRGGGAGQRVYLTVRVAVLLSHPAQMQLVLRKRICVSLTGRQGFAQSFLKKMSQRSTIPGCGVTFEIVSNVPGDSQGPEDRDMLVRMAASADNPQSSDSEAAIEKYLRSVLAVENILTLDRLRQEVAVKEHLAAKGKIRRRCLSSPSVNRLSGSRQDLSSFNHDPHIIKNPWESQQDVSALPPPQLKSPTPPNTSLHSSPGTDPGLSGMAAFYLSPVKALVPPVPKMLKSLFPRRDEKKDLRPASLSQQVEPDRPAFRDPEEARNVPRIIVQSASLDENLGTVKIVPQTPEEEQIPEDPSEPPHEAPSVPVSSPPQMDDAAFSSLDMEPSVSEAAVTDISMTTLFGTFPQVKAEASAAEDQSESLEALPPPPSGLEPEEPTPSPVSDVSSGYMSTSISVGTLSEAPISTSGSKSSVADAVWSESFATPTNQDDLEMGTPLSPPIKTADDDTDKDEVEEPQVGHGDKDEQQESFPASEDQTKTIPPQSSTTQEEPTDVPPVPSPPPSEAETDVTSSLASQEESHTTNLDPSPEEEPPSSLVPAPAETQPSPSSPPSSPPEVPHSGTLQPDPPTVPDTSLEVAQEPSPPTSPAQPQPPALSKDTPTATDSQSPQNAEAGISPSPSQASSLTQQSEASTQPPSTTKQAPTKAAAIGNPFKIQKIKTSDIKSFKGIVDKSGDQGESGSLLDISDPLERLEIISDTEEGTEEKEGPECPLPDWLKEDVYVTVGTNKHGTVRYVGPTEFAEGTWVGVELDVPAGKNDGSVNGRQYFQCNPGYGVLVRPDRVARAEGTAKRKRKKRHSTNLSTSTINLSGSSNNLSQSTANLSISSTNLSGSSTRLSASNTNLAALTAMAKREGAGGARRGENRKSWNS from the exons ATGGACGAAAGTTTGAATGACTCAAATGTAAAGGTTGCTGTACGGCTCCGACCAATGAACAGGAGAG AAAAGGACCTGAAGACAAAATGTGTTGTGGAAATGGAAGGCAACCAGACCATCCTCCACCCCGCCATGGGGAACATGGGAAAAGGGGACACTAG GAGTCAGCCAAAG GCTTTTGCGTATGACTACTGTTTTTGGTCGATGGACGAAGCAGACACAACAAAGTTTGCAG gtcaAGATGTAGTGTTTCAGTGTCTCGGGGAAAGTCTTCTGGATAATGCTTTCCAGGGCTACAATGCCTGCATCTTTGCCTATGGACAAACAG GCTCGGGGAAGTCCTACACCATGATGGGCTCTGCTGACCAGCCGGGCCTGATCCCCCGCCTGTGCAGCTCTCTGTTTGAGCGTTCGGCCCTGGAGCAGCGGGAAGGGGAGAGCTTCACGGTAGAGGTGTCCTTCATGGAAATCTACAACGAGAAGGTCCGCGACCTGCTGGACCccaaagg GAGCCGCCAGGCACTGAGGGTGAGGGAGCACAACGTCCTGGGGCCTTACGTGGACGGCCTCTCTCGACTGGCCGTCGCCAGCTACAAG GACATTCAGTCTCTGATGTCGGAGGGCAACAAGTCTCGTACGGTAGCCGCCACCAACATGAACGAGGAGAGTAGCCGCTCCCACGCCGTCTTCAAcatcatcctcacacacactctcaaggaCCTTCAGTCTGGG ACGAGTGGGGAGAAGGTCAGTAAACTGAGCCTGGTGGACCTGGCAGGAAGTGAGCGCGCAGCTAAAACAGGGGCCGCCGGAGAGCGACTCAAAGAGGGGAGCAACATCAACAA GTCTCTGACCACACTTGGCCTGGTGATCTCAGCGCTGGCTGACCAGGGCGCTGGGAAGAACAAGTTTGTTCCCTACAGAGACTCCGTGCTCACCTGGCTGCTGAAG GACAGCCTGGGCGGCAACAGTCGCACGGCAATGGTCGCCACGGTGAGCCCCGCAGCAGACAACTACGAGGAGACGCTGTCCACCCTTCGCTACGCTGACCGCGCTAAGAGCATCGTCAACCACGCTGTGGTGAACGAGGACCCCAACGCCCGCATCATCAGAGAGCTccgagaggaggtggagaagctGAGAGACCAGCTGACAGAGGCTGAG tctatgAAGGCTCCAGAACTGAAGGAGAGGTTAGAGGAATCTGAGAAGCTGATTCAGGAGATGACCGTCACCTGGGAGGATAAGCTCAGAAAGACTGAAGCAATTGCACAG GAAAGGCAGAAGCAGTTGGAGAGTCTGGGCATCTCTCTCCAGTCCTCCGGTATCAGAGTGATGGAGGACAAGTGCTTCCTGGTCAACCTGAATGCTGACCCTGCCCTCAATGAGCTGCTGGTCTACTACTTGAAG gatcacACTCGTGTGGGCTCGGCTAACTCCCAGGACATCCAGTTGTGTGGAATGGCCATCCAGGCGGAGCACTGTGTCATCAACATCACCCACGACGCTGGAGTGGTGCTCAGTCCGCACAAGAACGCACG CACCTGTGTCAATGGGGCTCCTATCACTGTCCCGGTCCAGCTTCACCATGGAGACCGCATACTCTGGGGCAACAACCACTTCTTCAG GATCAATATGCCCAAGCTGCTGTCCCGTGgcactgaggaggaggaggctggagTGATGAAGGCCGGACTGAGCACGGAGGCACTGGAGGTGGACGTGGACACGGTCAGCCAGGGCTCCAGTGACATCAGCTTCAACTACGAGTATGCCCAGACCGAGGTCATGATGAAGGCTCTGGGGAACAATG ACCCCATGCAGGCGGTGCTGCAGACTCTGGAGCGGCGTCACGAGGAGGAGAAGCGCTCGGCTCTGGAGCGCCAGCGGCAGATGTACGAGCAGGAGCTGCAGCAGCTGCGCAGGCGCCTGACCCCCGAGAAGCAGCCGACGCAGACGACACAGCCGCCACACCACCGCAGCACCGAGCGCCTCAGCCTGAGCGGACCGTCTGCGTCTGTGCTGTCTCCAGGTGCACAGAGCCGCCTGAGGCAGTGGAGTGAAGAAAg AGAGGCAGTGATGACGCGCAGCCTGCGGAAGCTGAGGGAGCAGATAGTTCGGGCTAACCTGCTGGTCCAGGAGGCCAGTTTCATCGCTGAGGAGCTCAACAAGAGGACAGAGTACAGAGTGACCCTACAGATCCCCGCAGCTAACCTCAATGCAAACAGGAAG cGTGACGCGGTGTTGAGTGAGCCGGCCGTGCAGGTGCGGAGGAAGGGCAAGGGCAAGCAGATCTGGGCCATGGAGAAGATGGAGAACCGCCTGGTGGACATGAGGGAGCTCTACCAGGAGTGGAAGGACTTTGATGAGGACAAccct GTGATGCGTAGCTACTTTAAGCGGGCCGACCCCTTTTTTGAGGAGCAGGAGAACCACAGCCTGATTGGTGTAGCCaacgtcttcctctcctgccttTTCTTCGACGTCAAGCTGCAGTATGCAGTACCCATCATCAACCAGAAGGGGGAG gtggcgGGACGCCTGCATGTGGAGGTGGAGCGCGTGAGCGGGGATCTGGACGAGAGTGAGGTCGGCTCGGAGGAGTCCGACAGAGGCCTCACGGGGGAGGGCCAGGAGAGACAGCTGGTCTGCACG GTAAGGGTCGTGCAGGCCACCGGGCTGCCCCAGCACCTGTCCAACTTTGTGTTCTGCCAGTACCACTTCTGGGAGCAGGAGGAGCCTGTGTTCATCGCCCCTGAGGTGGACCcgtccaccccccacacacccagcAGCAAGGAGCCCCAGTGCCTGGTGGTGTTCGATAGCAGCAAG GAGCTTGAGGTGGCGGTGACAGATGACTTTGTGGAGTTTCTGTCGGAGGGGGCGGTGGCCATCGAGGTGTACGGCCACAAGCTGGCCCACCCCCGCAGGAACCTGGCACTTTGGGACCTGGGGGTCATCCAGGCCAAGACTCGCTCACTACgggagag atggagCGAGGTGTTGCGCAGGCTGGAACTGTGGGTGCAGGTGCTGGAGCTGAACGAGGGGGGCGAGTTCACCCCTGTGGAGGTGGTGCCCGCCAAGGACGTGCGCACTGGGGGCATCTTCCAGCTCCGACAG GGTCAGTCGCGGCGTATTCAGGTGGAGGTGCGCTCCGTGCAGGAGTCTGGAACACTGCCTCTCATCGCCGAGACCATCATGTCCGTTGCCGTGGGCAACGTTGTGGTCCGTCAGACCCGCCCTTCCAAAGGCAGCGAATCACAG AAAGGAGAAGAGCTGGACAGTTACCAG gaggcGGACCTGGAGCGCCTAAGGGGTCAGTGGCTGGCTGCTCTGACCCAGAGGCAGGAATATCTGGACCAGCACCTGCAGAAGCTGGTGGGCAAACCAG ATAAGTCGGAAGATGATGTGGAGCGGGAGGCTCAGCTGCTGGAGTGGCGTCTGACGCTGACTGAGGAGCGGAACGCTGTATTAGTGCCATCAGCTGGCAGTGGCATCCCTGGGGCTCCCGccgagtg GAGCCCTCCTCCTGGAATGGAGACCCATATCCCCGTCCTCTTCCTGGATCTGAGTG CGGATGACTTCTACGACCACCTGACTCCGTCTCTGGCTGGAGGCCTGGATGCCTGTCTGAGCGAGGAAGACGAGGATGAGTTCTTCGATCTTCAGATCGTTAAGCACCATGACGTAGAG GTGAAGGCGGCGGCCTCGTGGGACCCGACGGTGCACGAGTGCGTGGAGCTAAGCCGCGGGGGCGGTGCGGGCCAGAGGGTGTACCTGACGGTGCGCGTAGCCGTTCTGCTGAGTCATCCGGCCCAGATGCAGCTGGTGCTGCGCAAACGCATCTGCGTCAGCCTCACTGGAcgacag GGTTTTGCTCAAAGCTTCCTGAAGAAGATGTCCCAGCGTAGCACCATTCCAGGATGTGGTGTCACCTTTGAGATTGTCTCCAATGTACCAGGG gACTCCCAGGGTCCAGAGGACAGGGACATGCTGGTGCGTATGGCCGCCAGCGCTGACAACCCCCAGTCCTCGGACAGCGAGGCGGCCATCGAGAAGTACCTGCGTAGCGTGCTGGCCGTGGAGAACATCCTCACCCTGGACCGCCTCAGACAG GAAGTTGCCGTGAAGGAGCACTTGGCTGCCAAAGGGAAAATCCGAAGGCGCTGTCTCAGTTCTCCCAGTGTTAACAGG ctctcaGGGAGTCGCCAGGATCTCTCCTCCTTCAACCATGACCCACACATCATCAAA AATCCCTGGGAGAGCCAGCAGGACGTGTCTGCACTCCCGCCCCCTCAACTCAAGAGCCCCACGCCCCCAAACACAAGCCTGCATAGCAGCCCGGGCACTGACCCAG GTCTCTCAGGCATGGCTGCCTTTTATCTCTCCCCAGTCAAAGCCCTGGTCCCCCCCGTGCCCAAGATGCTCAAGTCCCTGTTCCCCCGCCGAGACGAGAAGAAAGACCTGCGCCCCGCCTCGCTCTCCCAGCAG GTGGAGCCTGATAGGCCGGCGTTCAGGGACCCTGAGGAAGCAAGA AATGTTCCTCGCATTATAGTACAGTCTGCGAGCCTTGATGAGAACCTTGGGACTGTAAAAATA GTCCCCCAGACTCCGGAAGAGGAGCAGATCCCAGAGGATCCCTCGGAACCTCCACATGAAGCCCCCAGCGTTCCAGTCTCCTCCCCTCCACAGATGGATGATGCCGCCTTCAGCTCACTCGACATGGAGCCGAGCGTCTCAGAGGCAGCTGTCACTGACATCTCCATGACAACG CTTTTCGGAACATTTCCTCAGGTCAAAGCAGAGGCCTCAGCAGCAGAAGACCAATCAGAATCTCTGGAGGCCCTTCCCCCGCCACCATCTGGCCTGGAGCCGGAGGAACCCACCCCCAGCCCTGTGAGTGACGTGTCTAGTGGCTACATGTCCACAAGCATCTCCGTGGGAACCCTGTCTGAAGCACCCATTTCAACCTCTGGCTCAAAGTCCAGCGTAGCAGACGCAGTATGGTCCGAGAGCTTTGCCACGCCAACCAATCAGGATGACCTAGAGATGGgcactcctctctcccctccaatCAAAACTGCTGACGATGATACTGACAAAGATGAGGTTGAAGAGCCTCAGGTTGGCCATGGTGACAAAGATGAGCAGCAAGAGTCATTCCCAGCTTCAGAGGACCAGACCAAAACAATCCCACCGCAGAGTTCTACCACACAGGAGGAACCCACTGATGTTCCCCCagttccctctcctcctccttctgaaGCTGAGACTGATGTAACATCCTCTTTAGCGTCTCAAGAGGAATCCCACACCACTAACCTGGATCCTTCCCCCGAAGAAGAGCCCCCCTCCAGCCTTGTTCCTGCCCCAGCAGAAACTCAGCCCTCCCCCAGCTCcccaccctcctctccccccgaGGTGCCCCACTCTGGTACCCTCCAGCCAGATCCTCCCACAGTCCCTGACACTTCCTTAGAAGTGGCACAGGAACCTAGTCCTCCAACATCTCCAGCACAACCACAGCCCCCAGCCCTTTCCAAAGATACACCTACTGCAACTGACTCCCAAAGCCCTCAAAATGCAGAAGCAGGCATCTCTCCAAGCCCCTCGCAAGCTTCCTCTTTGACCCAGCAATCGGAGGCATCAACACAGCCTCCGTCCACCACCAAGCAGGCTCCAACCAAAGCTGCGGCCATTGGTAACCCTTTCAAAATCCAGAAGATCAAGACCTCGGACATTAAGTCCTTCAAGGGCATCGTAGACAAGTCCGGAGATCAGGGAGAGAGTGGCAGTCTGCTGGACATCTCAGATCCCCTGGAGAGGCTGGAGATCATCTCGGACACGGAGGAAGGCACTGAGGAAAAGGAAGGACCAGAGTGCCCCTTGCCAGACTGGTTGAAGGAAGATGTGTATGTAACCGTGGGCACCAATAAGCATGGCACTGTGCGCTATGTAGGACCGACGGAGTTTGCTGAGGGCACCTGGGTCGGTGTGGAGCTGGATGTTCCAGCAG GGAAGAATGACGGCTCTGTGAATGGTCGACAATACTTCCAGTGCAACCCCGGCTACGGTGTGCTGGTGCGCCCAGACAGGGTCGCCCGGGCAGAGGGCACGGCGAAGCGGAAGAGGAAGAAGCGCCACAGCACCAACCTCTCGACATCCACCATCAACCTCTCAGGCTCCAGTAACAACTTGTCCCAGTCCACAGCCAACCTGTCCATCTCCAGCACCAATTTGTCGGGTTCCAGTACCAGGCTTTCTGCCTCCAACACCAACCTAGCAGCTCTCACTGCCATGGCAAAGAGGGAAGGGGCTGGTGGAGCCCGTCGGGGTGAGAACAGAAAATCCTGGAACAGCTAA